From Miscanthus floridulus cultivar M001 chromosome 15, ASM1932011v1, whole genome shotgun sequence, the proteins below share one genomic window:
- the LOC136507833 gene encoding uncharacterized protein has protein sequence MYFDGSVMAPGSGAGVVLISPDGSRLCYAIRLHFLPSNNATEYEALINGLCIAIELGATRLYICGDLELVIDQVMKESSCKRPLMVAYYQEVSSLDGVFINDLHEPSTPILEGLIQTHLDTNLAFRGSDLSASMTTSPVDVAVVALDPTDWRAPLLTYLLEEILPPERTEA, from the exons atgtacttcgacgggtcggtgatggcgcccggctcgggggctggagtggttttgatctccccagatgggagcagGCTATGCTACGCGATCCGTCTCCACTTTTTGCcctcaaacaatgccacagaatacgaggccctcatcaatggactgtgcatcgccatcgagctcggcgctacacgGCTGTACATCTGCGGTGACTtggagttggtcatcgaccaagtcatgaaggagtcctcttgcaaaagacccctcatggtagcatactaccaggag GTTtcgtctctagatggggtcttcatcaatgaccttcatgagccatctacccccatcctagaaggtctgatccagACACACCTCGACACTAACCTAGCGTTCAGGGGCTCCGACCtcagtgcctccatgacgacgtcgCCCGTCGACGTTGCCGTGGTGGCACTCGATCCAACCGATTGGAGAGCaccactactcacctacctcctcgaggagattctcccacctgaaaggactgaagcatga
- the LOC136506586 gene encoding uncharacterized protein yields the protein MAAIPVVMVEVGSEVTLAIPPPTATAEERRETGLPASPDRGTHGSPSWSKLEVSGGDAARPEVEHPPAGHGVEVVEIPYSDEAGTRVEPPAIPPSQELAVVRSSHDVAAARPSNELGATRELVWPYPGDPRKARFILRDEKEVALWHFLEERGLSMESDLAQTKAKLKEALEQVELVHQAVSIDLLRVAEELEATSIHKSRFLQEELGQMEWEATMSWRVDELERLLESARHESQDRAPEATGAQAAELLTAKQATAAERGLGAAKAHLEETEAAL from the exons ATGGCGGCGATCCCTGTGGTGATGGTGGAagttgggtcagaggtgacccttgcgatcCCTCCCCCAACAGCTACagcagaagagaggagggagaccgggctccctgcctcgcccgatAGAGGGACGCACGGCTCGCCCTCCTGGTCGAAGCTGGAGGTGTCGGGAGGCGACGCGGCTAGGCCGGAGGTAGAACATCCACCTGCGGGCCATGGGGTTGAGGTAGTGGAGATCCCCTACTCCGACGAGGcaggcactagggtggagccgcCGGCCATCCCGCCGTCGCAGGAGTTGGCGGTGGTCCGATCGTCGCATGATGTTGCGGCGGCTAGACCTTCCAACGAGTTGGGGGCAACCCGCGAgctagtgtggccctaccccggCGACCCAAGGAAGGCTCGGTTCATCCTTCGCGATGAGAAGGAGGTGGCGCTCTGGCACTTCCTGGAggagagaggactgtcgatggagtctgatctcgcccaaaccaaggcgaagctcaaggaggccttggagcaggttgagctcgtccatcaggCAGTCTCAATCGACCTACTGCGCGTTGCTGAG GAGTTAGAGGCGACGTCGATCCACAAGTCCCGTTTCCTTCAGGAGGAACTTGGTCAGATGGAGTGGGAAGCCACAATGTCATGGCGGGTTGATGAGCTTGAGCGTCTACTGGAATCCGCCCGCCACGAGTCCCAAGACCGGGCGCCCGAGGCGACGGGAGCGCAGGCGGCGGAACTGCTCACGGCAAAACAGGCGACTGCTGCCGAGCGGGGACTCGGCGCAGCGAAGGCCCACCTAGAGGAGACCGAGGCGGCActttag